Genomic window (Mya arenaria isolate MELC-2E11 chromosome 16, ASM2691426v1):
GTATAAGGTAACCGGAAAGGTCTTGTTTCCTTCACCGGTCAAACCTGAATGTGTCTGTTTTAAAAGCTTGTCAGAAAGACATACATCATTACATGTATCCCTGATACAGAATGAACCCACAACTGTTTGAGTGAAATACCTGCACATAGACTAGATAATTAACCTTGCTCTCAAGGAATcttgttttgtcatttcattttattgattaaggaTGTGTTCAGTgcacatattatgaataatgtTAGTTTCTTTCATGTACtactataaacaataaaaacattggtGACTGCTTCGCCAATGGAAAGGGCTACAACAGACACCTTTCCATGGAGTTGTGAAACACTTCTACATCAGCTATAGGTGACTTGTGCTAAACTTTACCTATCcggtatataaaacaatgttatgtacCGTAAGCATACTTAGTAATCTTAAGCAATTGTTTGCAGgacatgtttttctatttttgtacatgtttttttgcaGCAATGTTCAAGATTTGACCCAGGAGCAGCTACAGTATTATGGTTGATCAGAGTGAGAGGCATCTGCGGAAAATATTTGGAGGATATATTCTCTGCGAGAGACATATTGCATTCAAGCAGGAAGGAAGAAGCAAAAGTAAGGCATTTATGAGCTCAAAACAATTTCAGGAATAAATGCACTGTACTTTTATGGGTAATGTATGAactttaggccacaccaaatatttgtttatttgttcgaTTGTGACCAAGAAATGTTGAAGCAAGGAGCGGGAGCAACAAAATTCATATTTCCCATTTCTTTCACAACCAGGAGTTGAcaaagctgattttttttaattgtataatgcCGTAAATACATTCTTGAATTTTCCCTCCTAAGTacaagttaaaataaagaacaaacaacacaaaaagtATGCACATTATTATTCcttgtattttaatatcttttacaCCTAAACACCAGTAGAGTAAAATaactttttgcattaaaacctTATCTTTTGAATGAGGAAACCAGAATTCTTATACTTCTGCTTGgcaatacaattttaaacaagccctgctgtataaaacccaggATCTAAGCCAGCCCGGAACGTTTTTTACGAGTGCGGcgcttgtgctaatttcaaccacaaGTGAACAATATGCTTGGTCCAAAATGGTCAGCAAACAGTACCATTAACCCTACAGAATTATCAGGAGCTCTGCACttgttatttaactttttatggTATTCTGCATCATAATGTTGTTTGGAAATATGGTTttcattattcaacaatatttatatatagagaaGAGATTTCCAAAATTACTAGAAAACTGGCGCCAGTTTTTTAGAATGACTATTTAATGCTATTACAGTTCTGTTTGCCCATGACTTCAACCCAACCCTCTATAACACAGGTATATAATATAGACTGAACCGAGAATGTTGCAGTTTGAAACACTTTCAATGCATTTCAGATGCTGTTAAGACGATTATACAGTTGCAGAAACAACAGAGATCTCAGAACCATCTCAAGATGCTCTTGGTGCATCAACAGAAGATCAGAAGTGGACCATGCCTATCTTGGTAAACTGCAGGCTTAATTGAgcattttatctgtaaataggTACATACTTTTTCCTGTTGCACCTAGACATGCATTGACTTTAGTACCTCATGATGTATGCTAAAAGTGTGTAATGAATTGTGTGTGTCGAAGTTTAACCGCAGATGTTTGTTCACCTTGATTTATTGTTGCCCAAAATGACAACACTTcttgattaatacatttagATCTAATAATTTTTGTAACAGTTATAATTTATGTATCCAGTAAGTTAATAATTGCATGTGTTAATTTTGTACCTGAATACCAGTAAGCTTTCATAATATTGTAGCAGTTGACATTCAACTTAACTGTGTGTTTCAGATGCTACAGGGAACAATGGTACAGTTGCCCCATCCACTGTCATCTCTGAACATGCTGAAGGGCTGCCTGAAGGTAAATTCATGTTTGTATGTTGCTTGCAGATGTAGACTTATCTTGTTTCTCATTAAAAGTGTTCGCTTAAAAATAAGAGTTTTATTTATGATCCAATAGATTTGCAGCAATGTTGCTGTCTGTTATATAGACAAAGTATGCTTCCAGTTACTGATGAAATGTGGGTGTTGAAATGAAGCACCTCAGTGTGCACTGGGTCATCTTTTGTCGAAAAACTAACTTGTTAGGTCACTTAAAAAAGCCCTGTTATACTCAAGAGACCATTTTGGCACTGTCTTGATAAATCTGGtcataatgttttccttgacAACATCTTGGACAAATTTGATACTTGTTTTCCATTGTTTAGACAACACAGCTCAAATgcaatcatatttgttttaaaggctttctaaagacaagtcTCTATGAGTTTTTTTACCTCCTAAAGTATGCAAAAAGCTTTCTAAAATTGGTGTGTTGCTGTTTGTTAAAATTCTACCTCTGAATGCTTGTATACAACTTAAAGTTGTGTACATGaggcaaatattttatatctcaCAAATGATGTTGCAATCAtgaaatgttatacatttttgccgattttgtgattttttaatcCACTTGTGGAATGGTGAGACCAACATTCACATGATCATTTAGAGTTTCAAGCTCTAGTTCCAATTTCCTCAAACCAGTTTGCACATATCTTCGAACTCTTCTGTTGCTCATAACATTGGtagttatatatatgatttaaagtgtAACGATATTCCTGGCTTGGTGatttattcatgttatttaacCTTTATCTTTTGTCCAGCTTAAATCCTCTCTTGCATTTCAGCCAGGAACTTTCAGCGTTTAACAGAGGAGCAAGGCCAACTCCTAAGAAAATGTCGAAGTGTTCAACATTACTATGAGACGGGAACTGAAGATGATAGACTGTATTAATTCAATCAAAAGCCACAAGTGTTTGAATTCTCTGAAgtggaattaaataaaaaaacacattacacAGTTGGATAACGACAGATTGCACACTGAAACAATAATAAGTGTTCAAAGTGCTAGTACATCTTGTACATAGTGTCAAGGTGTCCAAGCATGTCTCTGTAAGCCAATGGTTCACTGCATATGaggttaatttatattttacagtgG
Coding sequences:
- the LOC128221435 gene encoding uncharacterized protein LOC128221435, with amino-acid sequence MTFHLQDPCPYLKGHTYDAVKDGHTAADTTEVTETSEDALGESAEVLEHAYHDAVGNSGTVAPSTVAPSTVVSEHAEGPPQDAVKDGHTAADTTEVTETSEDALGESAEVLEHAYHDAVEIRGIVYHPQLSLNMLKGRLKQCSRFDPGAATVLWLIRVRGICGKYLEDIFSARDILHSSRKEEAKMLLRRLYSCRNNRDLRTISRCSWCINRRSEVDHAYLDATGNNGTVAPSTVISEHAEGLPEARNFQRLTEEQGQLLRKCRSVQHYYETGTEDDRLY